From one Humulus lupulus chromosome 8, drHumLupu1.1, whole genome shotgun sequence genomic stretch:
- the LOC133795024 gene encoding GDSL esterase/lipase 1-like codes for MAKSSFVITFLFIFSFTSSLVIQSKSYRHYPQLDVTASLFIFGDSLFDPGNNNYIKTLRLANFYPYGETFFKYPSGRFCDGRLISDFIAEYAKLPFIPPYLYPGNHDFKYGVNFASAGSGALFETARGFVIDLHTQLGYFKNVSNQLRQQIGDAEAKALLSRAVYIISVGSNDYSFPFVRNITIPNTQQFVGMVIGNLTEVIKEIYNIGGRKMGFLSLDHFGCYPYGRVLEGGNNGACFDKFIPFINLHNTQLSILLKELQTELKGFKYSLADQYTFTEERLNHPSKYGFKEEKVACCGSGPYRGHPSCGGRRGEKEYELCENVNDHVFFDFAHSTEKFNEQFALEAWNGKPSGLGSYNLKGLFESE; via the exons ATGGCAAAATCAAGCTTTGTTATCACTTTTCTCTTCATATTTTCTTTTACAAGCAGCCTTGTAATTCAAAGTAAATCCTACCGTCACTATCCTCAGCTTGATGTAACAGccagtttatttatttttggtgATTCCCTATTTGATCCTGGAAATAATAACTACATCAAAACTTTACGTCTGGCCAATTTTTATCCATATGGCGAAACCTTCTTTAAGTATCCAAGTGGTAGATTTTGTGATGGTCGACTCATCTCAGATTTTATTG CTGAGTATGCTAAGTTACCTTTCATTCCACCGTATTTGTACCCTGGAAATCATGACTTCAAATATGGGGTGAACTTTGCCTCCGCAGGATCTGGTGCTTTGTTTGAGACTGCAAGAGGATTT GTGATAGATCTTCATACTCAACTTGGATATTTCAAGAATGTTAGCAATCAACTGAGGCAGCAAATAGGGGATGCAGAGGCAAAAGCTTTGCTTTCAAGAGCTGTTTATATCATTAGTGTTGGGAGCAACGATTACTCATTCCCATTCGTCAGAAACATCACCATCCCTAATACCCAACAGTTTGTGGGGATGGTCATAGGCAACTTAACTGAAGTGATTAAG GAAATCTACAATATTGGAGGAAGGAAAATGGGGTTTTTGAGCTTGGATCATTTTGGGTGCTATCCATACGGTAGAGTGCTTGAAGGGGGAAACAATGGCGCCTGCTTCGATAAATTCATACCCTTCATAAACTTACACAACACACAACTCTCCATACTGCTAAAAGAGTTGCAGACAGAGCTTAAAGGATTCAAATACTCACTTGCTGACCAGTACACATTCACGGAAGAAAGATTAAATCACCCTTCAAAATATGGCTTTAAAGAAGAGAAGGTGGCATGTTGTGGAAGTGGTCCATACAGAGGACATCCTAGCTGTGGAGGTAGGAGAGGAGAGAAAGAGTATGAACTGTGTGAGAATGTCAATGACCATGTTTTCTTTGACTTTGCTCATTCAACAGAGAAGTTCAACGAGCAATTTGCCTTAGAAGCATGGAATGGAAAGCCTAGTGGCTTAGGGTCTTATAATCTCAAAGGACTATTTGAGTCCGAGTAA